From Mercenaria mercenaria strain notata chromosome 17, MADL_Memer_1, whole genome shotgun sequence, the proteins below share one genomic window:
- the LOC128550369 gene encoding uncharacterized protein LOC128550369 isoform X1, with the protein MIFFTSVSIFAVTLLCFNTCILPVYAESRGAFLHPVCPVKKIGDNIEFICRSPPYYTGILFQSLKFELEHDGTIISDNTDSHSVIGNYSTRTFSKAIASKQDAGNYTCIITPSDNGKVVRVMTELLVLEGNEKTQLGELGEETQMSCLSSRDELNVPIVTVVNVDGENVNGSVISETVKEDAFKTYICLVTTKKAMDSYRSIKNAVENGAVAEINMTLSVVEVIDCEDRTSCVLEARVYGETPVNISWLVDGKWHSPELEVEKNVTKSKTSLLNLTTTTPIEVRVSAGHDNIWRKNLTWSQDSTTVKPGDTSSNDDALIGGLIGGIIAVIVGFVVLAVYCFKKRRNGHPEGNGGPEAQHLNTTVAMEMGHRHDQNDIEEPAQMADQNGEVHADPDA; encoded by the exons aATCACGGGGTGCCTTCCTACATCCTGTGTGTCCTGTGAAGAAAATTGGTGATAACATAGAATTTATATGTAGGTCACCCCCTTACTATACTGGTATTTTGTTCCAATCGTTGAAGTTTGAACTAGAACATGATGGCACTATCATTTCGGATAATACAGACTCTCATTCTGTGATAGGCAATTATAGCACTCGAACATTTTCAAAGGCAATTGCTTCAAAGCAAGATGCTGGGAACTATACCTGTATTATTACACCTTCTGACAATGGGAAAGTTGTCAGAGTGATGACGGAACTCTTAGTTTTGGAAG GCAATGAGAAGACACAGCTTGGGGAGTTAGGAGAAGAAACACAAATGTCTTGTTTGAGTTCCAGAGATGAGCTGAATGTTCCAATAGTTACAGTGGTGAATGTTGATGGAGAAAATGTAAACGGCTCTGTTATTTCTGAAACAG TGAAAGAAGATGCATTTAAAACGTACATCTGCCTCGTAACCACAAAAAAAGCTATGGACAGTTACCGAAGTATAAAAAATGCAGTAGAAAACGGTGCTGTAGCTGAAATTAACATGACTCTTTCAG TGGTAGAGGTAATAGATTGTGAAGACAGGACATCTTGTGTCTTAGAAGCCAGGGTTTATGGCGAGACTCCTGTTAACATATCCTGGCTGGTCGATGGGAAGTGGCATAGCCCAGAACTGGAGGTGGAGAAAAATGTGACAAAATCGAAGACTTCGTTGTTAAATCTAACAACTACAACTCCAATAGAGGTGCGTGTCAGTGCTGGGCATGATAATATATGGAGGAAAAATCTTACTTGGTCTCAAG ACTCCACAACTGTCAAGCCTGGTGATACATCATCAAATGATGATGCTTTAATTGGAGGTTTGATTGGAGGTATTATTGCAGTCATTGTTGGTTTCGTTGTATTGGCAGTCTACTGTTTCAAGAAAAGAAGAAATGGACATCCAGAAGGAAATG GTGGACCAGAAGCACAACATTTGAATACCACAGTGGCAATGGAGATGGGACATCGACATGATCAGAATGACATAGAAGAACCTGCACAAATGGCAGATCAGAATGGCGAGGTGCATGCAGACCCTGATGCCTGA
- the LOC128550369 gene encoding uncharacterized protein LOC128550369 isoform X2 — MIFFTSVSIFAVTLLCFNTCILPVYAESRGAFLHPVCPVKKIGDNIEFICRSPPYYTGILFQSLKFELEHDGTIISDNTDSHSVIGNYSTRTFSKAIASKQDAGNYTCIITPSDNGKVVRVMTELLVLEGNEKTQLGELGEETQMSCLSSRDELNVPIVTVVNVDGENVNGSVISETVKEDAFKTYICLVTTKKAMDSYRSIKNAVENGAVAEINMTLSVVEVIDCEDRTSCVLEARVYGETPVNISWLVDGKWHSPELEVEKNVTKSKTSLLNLTTTTPIEVRVSAGHDNIWRKNLTWSQGGPEAQHLNTTVAMEMGHRHDQNDIEEPAQMADQNGEVHADPDA, encoded by the exons aATCACGGGGTGCCTTCCTACATCCTGTGTGTCCTGTGAAGAAAATTGGTGATAACATAGAATTTATATGTAGGTCACCCCCTTACTATACTGGTATTTTGTTCCAATCGTTGAAGTTTGAACTAGAACATGATGGCACTATCATTTCGGATAATACAGACTCTCATTCTGTGATAGGCAATTATAGCACTCGAACATTTTCAAAGGCAATTGCTTCAAAGCAAGATGCTGGGAACTATACCTGTATTATTACACCTTCTGACAATGGGAAAGTTGTCAGAGTGATGACGGAACTCTTAGTTTTGGAAG GCAATGAGAAGACACAGCTTGGGGAGTTAGGAGAAGAAACACAAATGTCTTGTTTGAGTTCCAGAGATGAGCTGAATGTTCCAATAGTTACAGTGGTGAATGTTGATGGAGAAAATGTAAACGGCTCTGTTATTTCTGAAACAG TGAAAGAAGATGCATTTAAAACGTACATCTGCCTCGTAACCACAAAAAAAGCTATGGACAGTTACCGAAGTATAAAAAATGCAGTAGAAAACGGTGCTGTAGCTGAAATTAACATGACTCTTTCAG TGGTAGAGGTAATAGATTGTGAAGACAGGACATCTTGTGTCTTAGAAGCCAGGGTTTATGGCGAGACTCCTGTTAACATATCCTGGCTGGTCGATGGGAAGTGGCATAGCCCAGAACTGGAGGTGGAGAAAAATGTGACAAAATCGAAGACTTCGTTGTTAAATCTAACAACTACAACTCCAATAGAGGTGCGTGTCAGTGCTGGGCATGATAATATATGGAGGAAAAATCTTACTTGGTCTCAAG GTGGACCAGAAGCACAACATTTGAATACCACAGTGGCAATGGAGATGGGACATCGACATGATCAGAATGACATAGAAGAACCTGCACAAATGGCAGATCAGAATGGCGAGGTGCATGCAGACCCTGATGCCTGA
- the LOC128550369 gene encoding uncharacterized protein LOC128550369 isoform X3: MIFFTSVSIFAVTLLCFNTCILPVYAESRGAFLHPVCPVKKIGDNIEFICRSPPYYTGILFQSLKFELEHDGTIISDNTDSHSVIGNYSTRTFSKAIASKQDAGNYTCIITPSDNGKVVRVMTELLVLEGNEKTQLGELGEETQMSCLSSRDELNVPIVTVVNVDGENVNGSVISETVKEDAFKTYICLVTTKKAMDSYRSIKNAVENGAVAEINMTLSVVEVIDCEDRTSCVLEARVYGETPVNISWLVDGKWHSPELEVEKNVTKSKTSLLNLTTTTPIEVRVSAGHDNIWRKNLTWSQGLNTPWKTEIMCVVQIEAAALQRIIVPTLFEEKKGT, encoded by the exons aATCACGGGGTGCCTTCCTACATCCTGTGTGTCCTGTGAAGAAAATTGGTGATAACATAGAATTTATATGTAGGTCACCCCCTTACTATACTGGTATTTTGTTCCAATCGTTGAAGTTTGAACTAGAACATGATGGCACTATCATTTCGGATAATACAGACTCTCATTCTGTGATAGGCAATTATAGCACTCGAACATTTTCAAAGGCAATTGCTTCAAAGCAAGATGCTGGGAACTATACCTGTATTATTACACCTTCTGACAATGGGAAAGTTGTCAGAGTGATGACGGAACTCTTAGTTTTGGAAG GCAATGAGAAGACACAGCTTGGGGAGTTAGGAGAAGAAACACAAATGTCTTGTTTGAGTTCCAGAGATGAGCTGAATGTTCCAATAGTTACAGTGGTGAATGTTGATGGAGAAAATGTAAACGGCTCTGTTATTTCTGAAACAG TGAAAGAAGATGCATTTAAAACGTACATCTGCCTCGTAACCACAAAAAAAGCTATGGACAGTTACCGAAGTATAAAAAATGCAGTAGAAAACGGTGCTGTAGCTGAAATTAACATGACTCTTTCAG TGGTAGAGGTAATAGATTGTGAAGACAGGACATCTTGTGTCTTAGAAGCCAGGGTTTATGGCGAGACTCCTGTTAACATATCCTGGCTGGTCGATGGGAAGTGGCATAGCCCAGAACTGGAGGTGGAGAAAAATGTGACAAAATCGAAGACTTCGTTGTTAAATCTAACAACTACAACTCCAATAGAGGTGCGTGTCAGTGCTGGGCATGATAATATATGGAGGAAAAATCTTACTTGGTCTCAAG GTTTGAACACACCTTGGAAGACTGAAATTATGTGTGTTGTACAGATCGAGGCTGCTGCTCTGCAGAGGATAATTGTTCCCACCTTATTCGAAGAAAAAAAGGGGACATAG